The Henckelia pumila isolate YLH828 chromosome 2, ASM3356847v2, whole genome shotgun sequence genome includes a window with the following:
- the LOC140881703 gene encoding B3 domain-containing transcription factor ABI3-like isoform X2: protein MIEEGGGGGGSPVADRDRRSSGRNCGEDYGGGMEVEEQGVVVMEEKDFWFEKEQENTTLLDMNDASVLFGDFPSLPELPCMSSSSSSSTAPAAGRNIAATPSSSSAASSSPEASWAVPKRKRSQNEAGYAVVSASTTATDIAATPSDLEGTLDADCVHMMENLGYMDLIDSNELWDPSSLFESQETIPGQEAPPPHKAQCQEENDGFSFLRGNKELSMIFLDWLKQNKDHISAEDVRKIKLNRSTIENASKRLGRTKEGMKRLLKLILEWVEQHQLQKNGGGGRPQSHYQYQENPGVNPTLVPNSSFSYINVVSPDNSNQRCFPTASCMIPVPMPQVLESATLVAATPGLPPPPAVGYCNMGGATYSNPPLPVPPAYHHHQQVMNMMPCTAPSSEYQMMNNAQAWTPAPYTVSMSPQFSHSRDNSHPVSSYQQVFVGNPYQTSAPNGENLVRSGCSATREARKNRMARQKRLYSNHHRHKNQIDCSHPIGDPVSSPEDWVYSPVTDSASTPPTDSVPIPPVDASQPSEDQVKQGSMQLQDFRPESYSDQLQNGCSKTERNLKFLMQKVLKQSDVGNLGRIVLPKEAENHLPELGTRDGVTIAMEDIGASRVWNMRYRFWPNNKSRMYLLENTGDFVKVNGLQEGDFIVIYLDTKCGKYMIRGVKVRPPEAKPEKPTGRRNARNLSRPHIRSSPGPAVT from the exons ATGATTGAGGAAGGAGGAGGGGGAGGTGGGTCGCCTGTTGCTGACCGCGATCGGCGCTCTTCTGGCCGGAATTGTGGGGAGGACTACGGCGGTGGTATGGAAGTGGAGGAGCAAGGTGTGGTGGTGATGGAggagaaggatttttggtttgaaaAGGAACAAGAAAATACTACTCTTCTAGATATGAATGACGCTTCTGTCTTGTTCGGTGATTTTCCCTCTCTGCCGGAGTTGCCTTGCATGTCTTCGTCTTCGTCGTCTTCCACCGCCCCGGCGGCGGGGCGGAACATCGCGGCCACGCCTTCGTCTTCCTCCGCCGCTTCATCCTCGCCCGAGGCTTCGTGGGCGGTGCCGAAGAGGAAGAGGAGCCAGAATGAAGCGGGCTACGCCGTAGTGTCCGCATCCACCACCGCCACTGATATTGCGGCGACGCCGTCTGACCTTGAAGGTACACTCGACGCTGATTGCGTTCATATGATGGAGAATTTGGGGTACATGGATTTGATTGACAGCAATGAATTATGGGACCCATCTTCACTGTTCGAGAGCCAAGAAACCATTCCAGGCCAAGAGGCGCCGCCGCCGCATAAAGCCCAATGCCAAGAAGAGAACGACGGGTTCAGTTTCCTAAGAGGGAACAAGGAGCTCTCCATGATTTTCCTGGATTGGCTGAAGCAAAACAAAGATCACATCTCCGCAGAGGATGTGAGGAAGATAAAACTCAACCGATCCACCATCGAAAATGCTTCGAAACGATTGGGACGAACTAAAGAAGGCATGAAACGTCTCCTGAAATTGATTCTTGAATGGGTGGAGCAACACCAGCTCCAAAAGAATGGCGGCGGCGGCCGCCCCCAATCTCACTATCAGTATCAAGAAAACCCCGGTGTTAATCCAACCCTTGTTCCCAACTCCAGTTTTAGTTACATTAATGTTGTCTCTCCCGATAACTCGAACCAACGCTGCTTTCCCACGGCCTCGTGTATGATTCCTGTACCGATGCCTCAGGTTCTTGAATCCGCCACCCTGGTGGCGGCGACCCCGGGTCTTCCTCCTCCTCCGGCAGTTGGGTACTGTAATATGGGCGGTGCAACGTATTCGAACCCGCCGCTTCCGGTCCCTCCTGCATACCATCATCATCAGCAAGTGATGAATATGATGCCTTGTACAGCACCATCATCAGAATACCAGATGATGAACAATGCTCAAGCCTGGACTCCAGCCCCTTATACCGTGTCCATGTCGCCGCAATTTAGCCATTCTAGGGATAATAGTCATCCTGTTTCGTCCTATCAACAAGTTTTCGTGGGGAATCCGTATCAGACTTCTGCTCCAAATGGGGAGAATTTGGTTAGGTCAGGCTGTTCTGCAACTAGAGAGGCCCGAAAGAATAGAATGGCTCGGCAAAAACGGCTCTACTCGAACCATCACcgacataaaaatcaaatagaTTGTTCACATCCGATTGGCGATCCAGTTAGTTCACCGGAAGATTGGGTTTATTCTCCTGTCACTGATTCTGCGTCGACTCCCCCAACGGATAGTGTGCCAATACCACCTGTTGATGCTTCTCAACCTTCCGAAGATCAAGTCAAACAAGGTTCAATGCAACTGCAGGATTTTCGACCAGAATCATATTCAGATCAACTTCAAAAT GGTTGTTCAAAGACGGAGAGGAACTTGAAGTTTTTGATGCAGAAAGTCTTGAAGCAAAGTGATGTTGGTAATCTAGGACGGATCGTGTTGCCAAAA GAGGCTGAAAACCATCTCCCGGAACTCGGAACCAGGGATGGAGTTACAATTGCCATGGAAGATATTGGTGCTTCTCGGGTCTGGAATATGCGATATAG GTTTTGGCCAAATAACAAAAGTAGAATGTACCTTCTTGAAAACACAG GAGATTTTGTGAAGGTAAATGGACTTCAAGAAGGAGATTTTATAGTGATCTACCTGGACACAAAATGTGGCAAATAT ATGATTAGAGGAGTAAAAGTGCGTCCACCCGAAGCCAAGCCGGAGAAACCAACGGGGAGGAGAAATGCTCGGAACTTATCACGTCCTCATATTCGCTCTTCTCCTGGACCAGCTGTGACATGA
- the LOC140881703 gene encoding B3 domain-containing transcription factor ABI3-like isoform X1: MIEEGGGGGGSPVADRDRRSSGRNCGEDYGGGMEVEEQGVVVMEEKDFWFEKEQENTTLLDMNDASVLFGDFPSLPELPCMSSSSSSSTAPAAGRNIAATPSSSSAASSSPEASWAVPKRKRSQNEAGYAVVSASTTATDIAATPSDLEGTLDADCVHMMENLGYMDLIDSNELWDPSSLFESQETIPGQEAPPPHKAQCQEENDGFSFLRGNKELSMIFLDWLKQNKDHISAEDVRKIKLNRSTIENASKRLGRTKEGMKRLLKLILEWVEQHQLQKNGGGGRPQSHYQYQENPGVNPTLVPNSSFSYINVVSPDNSNQRCFPTASCMIPVPMPQVLESATLVAATPGLPPPPAVGYCNMGGATYSNPPLPVPPAYHHHQQVMNMMPCTAPSSEYQMMNNAQAWTPAPYTVSMSPQFSHSRDNSHPVSSYQQVFVGNPYQTSAPNGENLVRSGCSATREARKNRMARQKRLYSNHHRHKNQIDCSHPIGDPVSSPEDWVYSPVTDSASTPPTDSVPIPPVDASQPSEDQVKQGSMQLQDFRPESYSDQLQNGCSKTERNLKFLMQKVLKQSDVGNLGRIVLPKKEAENHLPELGTRDGVTIAMEDIGASRVWNMRYRFWPNNKSRMYLLENTGDFVKVNGLQEGDFIVIYLDTKCGKYMIRGVKVRPPEAKPEKPTGRRNARNLSRPHIRSSPGPAVT; encoded by the exons ATGATTGAGGAAGGAGGAGGGGGAGGTGGGTCGCCTGTTGCTGACCGCGATCGGCGCTCTTCTGGCCGGAATTGTGGGGAGGACTACGGCGGTGGTATGGAAGTGGAGGAGCAAGGTGTGGTGGTGATGGAggagaaggatttttggtttgaaaAGGAACAAGAAAATACTACTCTTCTAGATATGAATGACGCTTCTGTCTTGTTCGGTGATTTTCCCTCTCTGCCGGAGTTGCCTTGCATGTCTTCGTCTTCGTCGTCTTCCACCGCCCCGGCGGCGGGGCGGAACATCGCGGCCACGCCTTCGTCTTCCTCCGCCGCTTCATCCTCGCCCGAGGCTTCGTGGGCGGTGCCGAAGAGGAAGAGGAGCCAGAATGAAGCGGGCTACGCCGTAGTGTCCGCATCCACCACCGCCACTGATATTGCGGCGACGCCGTCTGACCTTGAAGGTACACTCGACGCTGATTGCGTTCATATGATGGAGAATTTGGGGTACATGGATTTGATTGACAGCAATGAATTATGGGACCCATCTTCACTGTTCGAGAGCCAAGAAACCATTCCAGGCCAAGAGGCGCCGCCGCCGCATAAAGCCCAATGCCAAGAAGAGAACGACGGGTTCAGTTTCCTAAGAGGGAACAAGGAGCTCTCCATGATTTTCCTGGATTGGCTGAAGCAAAACAAAGATCACATCTCCGCAGAGGATGTGAGGAAGATAAAACTCAACCGATCCACCATCGAAAATGCTTCGAAACGATTGGGACGAACTAAAGAAGGCATGAAACGTCTCCTGAAATTGATTCTTGAATGGGTGGAGCAACACCAGCTCCAAAAGAATGGCGGCGGCGGCCGCCCCCAATCTCACTATCAGTATCAAGAAAACCCCGGTGTTAATCCAACCCTTGTTCCCAACTCCAGTTTTAGTTACATTAATGTTGTCTCTCCCGATAACTCGAACCAACGCTGCTTTCCCACGGCCTCGTGTATGATTCCTGTACCGATGCCTCAGGTTCTTGAATCCGCCACCCTGGTGGCGGCGACCCCGGGTCTTCCTCCTCCTCCGGCAGTTGGGTACTGTAATATGGGCGGTGCAACGTATTCGAACCCGCCGCTTCCGGTCCCTCCTGCATACCATCATCATCAGCAAGTGATGAATATGATGCCTTGTACAGCACCATCATCAGAATACCAGATGATGAACAATGCTCAAGCCTGGACTCCAGCCCCTTATACCGTGTCCATGTCGCCGCAATTTAGCCATTCTAGGGATAATAGTCATCCTGTTTCGTCCTATCAACAAGTTTTCGTGGGGAATCCGTATCAGACTTCTGCTCCAAATGGGGAGAATTTGGTTAGGTCAGGCTGTTCTGCAACTAGAGAGGCCCGAAAGAATAGAATGGCTCGGCAAAAACGGCTCTACTCGAACCATCACcgacataaaaatcaaatagaTTGTTCACATCCGATTGGCGATCCAGTTAGTTCACCGGAAGATTGGGTTTATTCTCCTGTCACTGATTCTGCGTCGACTCCCCCAACGGATAGTGTGCCAATACCACCTGTTGATGCTTCTCAACCTTCCGAAGATCAAGTCAAACAAGGTTCAATGCAACTGCAGGATTTTCGACCAGAATCATATTCAGATCAACTTCAAAAT GGTTGTTCAAAGACGGAGAGGAACTTGAAGTTTTTGATGCAGAAAGTCTTGAAGCAAAGTGATGTTGGTAATCTAGGACGGATCGTGTTGCCAAAA AAGGAGGCTGAAAACCATCTCCCGGAACTCGGAACCAGGGATGGAGTTACAATTGCCATGGAAGATATTGGTGCTTCTCGGGTCTGGAATATGCGATATAG GTTTTGGCCAAATAACAAAAGTAGAATGTACCTTCTTGAAAACACAG GAGATTTTGTGAAGGTAAATGGACTTCAAGAAGGAGATTTTATAGTGATCTACCTGGACACAAAATGTGGCAAATAT ATGATTAGAGGAGTAAAAGTGCGTCCACCCGAAGCCAAGCCGGAGAAACCAACGGGGAGGAGAAATGCTCGGAACTTATCACGTCCTCATATTCGCTCTTCTCCTGGACCAGCTGTGACATGA